The following proteins are encoded in a genomic region of Terriglobales bacterium:
- a CDS encoding BamA/TamA family outer membrane protein — VVPSFSFSTIDSPVHPHSGHSLYLGGEIAGLGGNVRDIRPVVEYKRFIPMKGLHPSREGAQTLGFRLQGTFLTGWGGLVAPPFERIYLGGDTDLRGFDTRSLSPVTYLTQVVAVPLLNPDGTPVLIDPSNPRRGTVTIPLPAHVISFPGGDTSFVGNVEYRIPIVGPVTLAAFADFGMVFVTRTSQLRLANQAVSTLNTTGFGCTGQVFNPTPSPGTFSCTGTQNFVFSSDLSLVPGTNYVPRLSTGLELQVLMPVVNAPLRVYYAYNPLIMDTSSATPNTCVTPGGGSAPCISRSMFPPGGAGDFTYQNALRAFVPLYRLQEPRKTFRFTVATTF, encoded by the coding sequence AGGTGGTTCCCAGCTTCTCGTTCAGCACCATCGACAGCCCGGTCCACCCCCACTCCGGCCACAGCCTGTACCTCGGGGGAGAGATCGCGGGGCTGGGCGGCAACGTGCGCGACATCCGCCCCGTGGTGGAATACAAGCGCTTCATCCCCATGAAGGGCCTGCACCCCTCGCGGGAGGGCGCCCAGACCCTCGGCTTCCGCCTCCAGGGCACGTTCCTGACCGGCTGGGGCGGCTTGGTGGCTCCTCCCTTCGAGCGCATCTACCTGGGCGGGGACACCGACCTGCGCGGCTTCGACACACGCTCGCTCTCACCGGTGACCTACCTGACCCAGGTGGTGGCCGTCCCCCTGCTGAATCCCGACGGCACCCCCGTGCTGATCGATCCCTCCAATCCCCGCCGCGGCACCGTCACCATTCCCCTGCCCGCGCATGTGATCTCGTTTCCCGGCGGCGACACCAGCTTTGTCGGCAACGTGGAGTACCGCATTCCCATCGTGGGCCCCGTGACCCTGGCGGCCTTCGCCGATTTCGGCATGGTCTTCGTCACCCGGACCTCCCAGCTCCGCCTGGCCAACCAAGCGGTCAGCACTCTGAACACCACCGGGTTCGGCTGCACCGGCCAGGTCTTCAATCCGACCCCGTCTCCGGGGACCTTCTCCTGCACCGGCACGCAGAACTTCGTCTTCTCTTCCGACCTGAGCCTGGTGCCGGGCACCAACTACGTGCCCCGGCTCTCCACCGGGCTGGAACTGCAGGTGCTGATGCCGGTGGTGAATGCCCCCCTGCGCGTCTATTACGCCTACAATCCGCTGATCATGGACACCTCCTCGGCCACGCCCAACACCTGCGTCACTCCCGGTGGCGGGAGCGCGCCCTGCATCAGCCGCAGCATGTTCCCCCCAGGCGGCGCCGGCGACTTCACCTATCAGAATGCGCTGCGGGCTTTTGTCCCCTTGTATCGCCTGCAGGAACCGAGAAAGACCTTCCGGTTCACGGTGGCCACCACTTTCTAG